From the Deltaproteobacteria bacterium HGW-Deltaproteobacteria-18 genome, the window GCCATTACGGTCGCGATCCTGCCGGAAGCGGAAGAGGTGGATGTGAAGATCGACCCGAACGATATTCGGGTAGACGTGTTTCGCTCTTCCGGTCCGGGTGGACAGTCAGTCAATACGACAGACTCGGCGATCCGTATCACCCATCTCGCAACGGGCCTGGTTGTCATTTGTCAGGACGAGAAGTCGCAGCACAAGAATAAGGCCAAGGCACTTAAGGTGCTGCGCTCCCGTCTTCTTCAGGCCGCCCAGGATGAAACGAAAAAAGCTTACGACGACAACCGCAAGTCACAGGTGGGCTCCGGGGATCGATCGGAACGCATCCGGACCTACAATTATCCGCAGGGGCGCGTGACCGACCATCGCATCAATCTTACGCTTTATAATCTTGATCAGGCCATGGAAGGGCATATTGATGATATCATCGATGGACTGGTTCAGCATTACCAAGCAGAAGCCATGAAAGAAAGCTGAGGAAACTCAGCTTTTTTTTTGCCTATGCACACCCGCAAATCAATACTCGATCACTGGGAAAAATTGTTGCTGCAAAGCGGTATCGATTCGCCCCGCCTGTCTGCGCAGGTTCTGCTTGCGAGCGTCCTTGGGATCTCCAGGCTCGACATGCTCCTCGAGGGGGGAGTTCCTGTTGACGAGTCCTGTCGTTTGCGGATGAACGAACTCGGCAGTCGTCGAATGGAAGGCGAGCCTGTGGCCTATATCGTGGGTGAAAAGGAGTTCTATGGGTTTGCCTTTCAGGTCGGCCCCGAGGTGCTCATCCCCCGGCCTGAGACAGAGCTTATTCTCGACCGCCTGGTTGAATCACATAATCGGAATGCATGTCTGAGCGTTGTGGATATCGGGACCGGAAGCGGGGCGCTGGCCGTTTCGTGCGCCAAGCTATTTCCCAATTTTCGACTGGTTGCGGTAGACATATCTCCTGGCGCGCTGATGGTCGCCCGCAAGAATGCGAAGCTTCACGGCGTTGAGGACAGGATTTTGTTTCTCCAGGGCGATTTGCTCGAATCATTGCGCAGTGACTCGTTTGATATTGTTCTCGCGAATCTACCCTATGTGCCCCTGGCCACCCGGGAAGCACTGAGTCGAGAAGTGTTGTTTCACGAACCTCAAATCGCTCTTTTTGCCGGACCTGACGGGCTGGACTGTTATCGTGCGCTGGCCAGGTCGCTCCGTGGTGGAATGAAGGATGGTGCGTTGCTCCTGTGCGAAATTGATCACAGTCAGGGGGCGGCCATGGTGGAGTTGTTCAAAAGAATAGCCAAGGATGTCCGAATAATGAAGGATTACGCAGGTCTTGACCGGGTTGTGGTTGTTGTTTTTTAGCACTAGGGGTGTTGTTTGAAGGGAACTTTTTCAAGAGTTGCTGCGCGCTAATCGTATTTAATAGAATAATTATAGGTTGTTGGTGATGCGTCGTTAGTGGCATGAAGTTTGATAATGGGTGGTCATGAAACAGACTACACTACGAAAAGAAGTTCGATGCTCCGGTGTCGGTTTGCATAGTGGCCAGAAGGTTGAAATGGTTCTCAAGCCCGCACCTGCTGATACGGGAGTCATTTTTTCGCTGTTGACCAAGAACGGCCGGCAGGTAGTGGTGCCGGAACCGGGACGGGTAGTAGGTACCGGCCTGGCTACGACATTGGGTACCGAGAGGGCCAAGGTTTCGACTGTTGAGCATCTTCTTGCCGCTCTGGTCGGCCTCGAAATAGACAACGTGCTTGTCGAAGTCGACGGAGAGGAAATCCCCATTCTCGACGGCAGCGCTTCCGTATATGTGTATCTGATCAATTCTGCCGGTATCCGGGTTCTCGATCGTCCGCGCGAAGTCGCCAAGATCAAGCGCTCCCTGGTGTTCGAGCAGGATGGGAAGCGCGTTGTGGCAAAGCCCTACAACGGCTTGAAGATCGACTACCGCATCAGTTTTCCGCATCCGCAGATCGGCACACAGCATTTTTGTTTCGAGTCGACTCCACTTAATTTCTCCCACCGCATCGCCCGGGCCAGAACATTTGGCTTCATGAAAGATGTGGAGTGGTTGCAGAAGAATGGTCTGGCCCTTGGCGGTTCACTTGAAAATGCAGTTGTCTTTGACGACTACGGAGTGGTAAACCCGGAAGGTTTGC encodes:
- a CDS encoding UDP-3-O-[3-hydroxymyristoyl] N-acetylglucosamine deacetylase translates to MKQTTLRKEVRCSGVGLHSGQKVEMVLKPAPADTGVIFSLLTKNGRQVVVPEPGRVVGTGLATTLGTERAKVSTVEHLLAALVGLEIDNVLVEVDGEEIPILDGSASVYVYLINSAGIRVLDRPREVAKIKRSLVFEQDGKRVVAKPYNGLKIDYRISFPHPQIGTQHFCFESTPLNFSHRIARARTFGFMKDVEWLQKNGLALGGSLENAVVFDDYGVVNPEGLRFADEMVRHKILDFMGDIAVGSHRLWGHFEVSCSGHDFNNRFMRYLFDNHSEFLEFVALEDAASVAKCPDPVLAPVGVPAWA
- the prmC gene encoding peptide chain release factor N(5)-glutamine methyltransferase codes for the protein MHTRKSILDHWEKLLLQSGIDSPRLSAQVLLASVLGISRLDMLLEGGVPVDESCRLRMNELGSRRMEGEPVAYIVGEKEFYGFAFQVGPEVLIPRPETELILDRLVESHNRNACLSVVDIGTGSGALAVSCAKLFPNFRLVAVDISPGALMVARKNAKLHGVEDRILFLQGDLLESLRSDSFDIVLANLPYVPLATREALSREVLFHEPQIALFAGPDGLDCYRALARSLRGGMKDGALLLCEIDHSQGAAMVELFKRIAKDVRIMKDYAGLDRVVVVVF